A stretch of Leucobacter aridicollis DNA encodes these proteins:
- a CDS encoding winged helix-turn-helix transcriptional regulator: protein MSVKLSGPLADRSSWSTEECSIGKAMEAVGSRTAMVLLREAFYGTTRFDDFATRAGVTDAVAAARLKQLVEVGVLEKRPYREPGQRTRHEYLLTQMGRDLFPAVFALMQWGNTHLQAAGGPLALVDSETGEPVTVSARTASGEEIAPEDISVRVNLDWLRQAQVR, encoded by the coding sequence ATGTCCGTGAAACTCTCTGGCCCGCTCGCCGACCGATCCTCGTGGAGCACCGAGGAATGCTCGATCGGCAAAGCGATGGAAGCCGTGGGCTCGCGCACCGCGATGGTGCTGCTCCGCGAGGCGTTCTACGGCACCACCCGGTTCGACGACTTCGCCACCCGCGCGGGGGTGACCGACGCGGTCGCCGCCGCGCGCCTGAAGCAGCTCGTCGAGGTCGGTGTCCTCGAGAAGCGTCCGTATCGCGAGCCCGGGCAGCGCACCCGGCACGAGTACCTCCTCACCCAGATGGGGCGCGACCTGTTCCCGGCGGTGTTCGCGCTCATGCAGTGGGGCAACACACACCTGCAGGCGGCGGGCGGACCGCTCGCCCTCGTCGACAGCGAGACCGGCGAGCCCGTCACGGTCTCAGCGCGCACGGCGTCCGGTGAGGAAATCGCGCCGGAGGACATCTCCGTGCGGGTCAACCTCGATTGGCTCCGCCAGGCGCAGGTGCGCTGA
- the ribB gene encoding 3,4-dihydroxy-2-butanone-4-phosphate synthase encodes MEALELTPMAEVLDELRAGRVVLVADDASRENEVDAILSADLATPATIGWMVRHTSGLLCAPITAERADALELPPLAARNEDPRGTAYTVTVDAWGVASTGISATDRARTVNVLADEASRPGDLVRPGHILPLRAHPLGTLGRGGHTEATIDLLRLAGMVPAGVLAELVDDAGEMRRAGDIRGNERFAGMAFTTVAEVAAAVSAAAPVARRYSR; translated from the coding sequence ATGGAAGCGCTTGAACTTACGCCGATGGCAGAGGTGCTCGACGAGTTGCGCGCGGGGCGGGTCGTGCTCGTCGCCGACGACGCGTCGCGCGAAAACGAGGTCGATGCGATCCTCTCCGCCGACCTGGCAACGCCGGCGACGATCGGGTGGATGGTGCGGCACACGTCGGGCCTGCTGTGTGCGCCGATCACGGCCGAGCGGGCCGATGCGCTCGAGCTGCCGCCGCTCGCGGCTCGGAACGAGGACCCGCGGGGGACCGCCTACACCGTGACCGTTGACGCTTGGGGCGTTGCGAGTACCGGAATCTCGGCGACGGACCGTGCGCGGACCGTGAACGTGCTGGCTGACGAGGCCTCCCGGCCGGGCGATCTCGTCCGTCCAGGCCACATCTTGCCGCTTCGGGCGCACCCGCTCGGAACGTTGGGGCGCGGGGGCCACACCGAGGCGACGATTGATCTGCTGAGGCTCGCCGGGATGGTTCCCGCAGGCGTCCTCGCGGAACTCGTCGATGATGCGGGAGAGATGCGGCGGGCCGGCGACATCCGCGGCAACGAACGCTTCGCGGGCATGGCGTTCACGACGGTTGCCGAGGTTGCCGCAGCGGTGTCGGCGGCAGCCCCGGTTGCGCGCCGCTACTCGCGGTAG
- a CDS encoding YdeI/OmpD-associated family protein encodes MNDTLFFADAEAFSAWLDANHAHASEAWLLFHKKGSGRASQTWSEAVDVALCFGWIDGLRKGVDGDSYKVRFTPRKQGSVWSAVNAAAWQAFQAFAPSYRRDAVWWVMSAKREETRVKRLDALISSSLAGQRVPPLRPRSGTGV; translated from the coding sequence ATGAATGACACGCTCTTCTTTGCAGACGCTGAGGCGTTCAGCGCGTGGCTCGACGCCAACCACGCCCACGCTTCGGAGGCTTGGCTGCTCTTCCACAAGAAAGGTTCAGGGCGCGCGAGCCAGACCTGGTCTGAGGCCGTGGATGTTGCGCTGTGCTTCGGGTGGATTGACGGGCTCAGAAAGGGCGTTGATGGCGACAGCTACAAGGTTCGGTTCACCCCCAGGAAGCAGGGAAGCGTGTGGAGCGCGGTGAACGCAGCGGCGTGGCAGGCGTTCCAAGCGTTCGCACCCTCCTATAGGCGAGACGCCGTGTGGTGGGTGATGAGCGCAAAGCGGGAAGAGACCCGGGTGAAGCGGCTCGACGCGCTGATCTCGTCATCGCTTGCCGGGCAGCGGGTCCCGCCGCTTCGGCCTCGGAGTGGCACCGGGGTGTAG
- a CDS encoding cytochrome c oxidase assembly protein produces the protein MNPIPGLASRSLQLSDLLVLDVTRISPLGWLAVGCLIAYLAGAVSLWVRGRRWSVLGTISFVLGCVAWFAATGLAVNDYASDLITALVFQVITLLVAAPPLLLMGSPGRLLLRATPHRGLGCLVLRAAIAAQRSRAARILLHPIVAILVAIVALPGLFFTDAISWIMAAPGGHQVLLALLLAFGVIGGAPLWALDPLPRKPSFGVRLAGAFLELQIHALFGLVLLRSASGMLSWYAAEPEGWGISRALDQSLSGSLVWTYGQLPLIVVLIITLSKWRRSDMRGARHRQLAEDEALDAYNAYLAQAADPVASGTTRKDPA, from the coding sequence GTGAACCCCATTCCCGGTCTCGCATCGCGCTCGCTGCAGCTCTCCGACCTGCTCGTGCTCGACGTCACCCGTATCTCCCCGCTTGGCTGGCTCGCCGTCGGCTGCCTCATCGCCTATCTCGCGGGGGCAGTCTCGCTGTGGGTGCGCGGCAGGCGGTGGAGTGTGCTCGGCACGATATCGTTCGTGCTCGGCTGCGTCGCATGGTTCGCCGCGACAGGGCTCGCCGTCAACGATTATGCGAGCGACCTCATCACCGCCCTCGTCTTTCAGGTCATTACGCTGCTCGTCGCCGCGCCCCCGCTGCTGCTCATGGGGTCCCCGGGAAGGTTGCTGCTGCGCGCGACCCCGCACCGCGGCCTTGGTTGCCTCGTGCTGCGCGCCGCGATCGCGGCGCAGCGCTCCCGCGCCGCTCGGATCCTGCTCCATCCGATCGTCGCAATCCTCGTCGCGATCGTCGCGCTGCCCGGCCTATTCTTTACCGACGCCATCAGCTGGATCATGGCGGCGCCCGGCGGCCACCAGGTGCTGCTCGCGCTCCTGCTCGCGTTCGGCGTCATCGGCGGCGCGCCGCTCTGGGCGCTCGACCCGCTGCCGCGCAAACCCTCGTTCGGGGTGCGGCTCGCCGGTGCGTTTCTGGAACTGCAGATCCACGCCCTCTTCGGGCTCGTGCTCCTGCGGAGCGCCAGCGGAATGCTGAGCTGGTACGCGGCGGAGCCGGAGGGCTGGGGCATCAGCCGCGCGCTCGATCAGTCGCTCAGCGGCAGCCTCGTGTGGACGTACGGACAATTGCCGCTCATTGTCGTGCTCATCATCACCCTGTCGAAGTGGCGGCGGAGCGACATGCGAGGCGCACGCCACCGGCAGCTCGCTGAAGATGAGGCCCTCGACGCATACAACGCATACCTTGCCCAGGCCGCCGACCCGGTCGCGTCTGGCACCACCCGAAAGGACCCAGCATGA
- a CDS encoding MFS transporter codes for MTTSAIEPAPARPAKAVTATAFAFSVTMMGTTLPTPLYSIYSDELAFSPLTVTVLFAVYALGVVGALSLFGRLSDDIGRRPVLMTAVGFALLSALLFLLPPSLPQLLAARIISGLGAGFMSGAGTAAMMDLFSAERRSVAGTIAVAANTGGLALGTLLAGLIAESASKPLFTPFAVHLALCALALIALLAWTPAPMNAGRFVIHPHRLRVPADLRKPFARAVLAAGSGFAATGVLTAVSAMFLARELRLESHALAGFVVFLAFAGMAAGQLVARRMRPRIALPLGCVGLIAGVAFLAWALAVVALPPLLIAAATVGVSAGLCMNAGIATTVEQALPERRGEVSSSFFAGLYLMLALPAIGVGLLATVIGLRGAGLAFTAAVALLAAVVAIASLATSRRE; via the coding sequence ATGACCACCTCCGCAATTGAGCCCGCGCCCGCGCGCCCCGCGAAAGCCGTCACGGCGACCGCCTTCGCGTTCAGCGTCACCATGATGGGCACCACGCTTCCCACGCCGCTCTACTCGATCTACTCCGACGAGCTCGCGTTCTCCCCGCTGACCGTGACGGTACTGTTCGCTGTCTACGCCCTCGGCGTCGTTGGCGCACTGTCCCTCTTCGGCAGGCTCTCCGACGACATCGGCAGGCGCCCCGTCCTCATGACCGCCGTAGGATTCGCGCTCCTTAGCGCGCTCCTGTTCCTCCTCCCGCCCTCGCTGCCGCAACTCCTCGCCGCCCGCATCATCTCGGGCCTCGGGGCGGGCTTTATGAGCGGCGCGGGCACCGCGGCGATGATGGATCTGTTCTCCGCCGAGCGCCGATCCGTTGCCGGCACCATCGCCGTCGCTGCAAACACGGGCGGGCTCGCGCTCGGCACGCTCCTCGCCGGTCTCATTGCGGAATCTGCGTCGAAACCGCTCTTCACGCCCTTTGCGGTGCACCTCGCACTGTGCGCGCTCGCGCTGATCGCGCTGCTGGCATGGACTCCGGCGCCGATGAATGCCGGCAGGTTTGTCATTCACCCCCACAGGCTTCGCGTGCCCGCCGACCTCAGGAAGCCCTTCGCGCGCGCCGTGCTCGCGGCCGGCTCGGGGTTCGCAGCGACGGGCGTGCTCACGGCAGTCTCCGCGATGTTCCTCGCGCGCGAGCTACGCCTCGAGAGCCACGCGCTCGCGGGCTTCGTCGTGTTCTTGGCGTTCGCGGGGATGGCCGCGGGGCAGCTCGTCGCGCGGCGGATGCGCCCACGCATCGCGCTCCCCCTTGGCTGCGTCGGCCTGATCGCTGGCGTCGCGTTCCTCGCCTGGGCGCTGGCGGTCGTCGCCCTCCCGCCGCTACTCATCGCGGCGGCGACGGTCGGAGTCTCGGCCGGGCTCTGCATGAACGCCGGCATCGCCACGACTGTCGAGCAGGCGCTGCCCGAACGACGCGGCGAGGTCTCCTCGTCGTTTTTCGCCGGCCTCTACCTCATGCTCGCGCTGCCAGCGATCGGCGTCGGTTTGCTCGCCACGGTCATCGGGCTGCGCGGTGCGGGCCTCGCGTTCACGGCGGCCGTTGCGCTCCTCGCCGCGGTCGTGGCGATCGCCAGCCTCGCGACGAGCCGACGGGAATAG
- a CDS encoding WYL domain-containing protein, whose protein sequence is MTAIDASVHRAETFDLATTWRGLADEAERRRTTVEVHARCAPSGLNVLQAAVGTTLRVEPAASDGRIPVSFHAPSEYGIAGHLAGLVEWLEITSPPSVRDHLARIGAALSQRYDPA, encoded by the coding sequence GTGACAGCAATCGACGCCTCCGTTCATCGCGCCGAGACGTTCGACCTCGCAACAACGTGGCGAGGCCTCGCGGATGAGGCTGAGCGGCGGCGCACCACCGTTGAGGTGCACGCGCGGTGCGCGCCGAGCGGCCTGAACGTTCTGCAAGCCGCAGTTGGCACAACGTTGCGTGTCGAACCGGCCGCGAGCGACGGTCGCATCCCGGTGTCTTTCCACGCACCGAGCGAGTATGGCATTGCGGGGCACCTCGCCGGTCTCGTCGAGTGGCTCGAAATTACGAGCCCGCCGTCAGTGCGTGACCATCTCGCGCGGATCGGCGCCGCGCTCAGCCAACGATACGACCCGGCCTAG
- a CDS encoding alpha/beta fold hydrolase, translating into MTDYDIEHLTGDLAALLDHFEYASATFVGHDWGAFVVWSFTLLHPERVDRWYRNLNRNWQLLADADPIIQHPALMVYGMRDAVACSENLSSFVPNVEELSLDSGHWVQQERHRETTRAILDWLDRHPAG; encoded by the coding sequence ATCACTGACTACGACATTGAACACCTCACGGGCGATCTCGCGGCGCTCCTCGATCACTTCGAGTACGCGAGCGCGACGTTTGTCGGGCACGACTGGGGCGCGTTCGTGGTGTGGAGCTTCACGCTGCTGCACCCTGAGCGGGTCGACAGATGGTACCGCAACCTCAACCGGAATTGGCAGCTGCTCGCCGACGCCGACCCCATCATTCAGCACCCCGCCCTCATGGTCTACGGGATGCGCGACGCGGTCGCCTGCTCGGAGAACCTGTCGAGCTTCGTTCCGAACGTCGAAGAACTCAGCCTGGATAGCGGACACTGGGTGCAGCAGGAGCGCCACCGCGAGACGACGCGTGCCATCCTTGACTGGCTGGATCGACACCCGGCGGGCTAG
- a CDS encoding DsbA family protein has protein sequence MTDTTRPPQRKRMSTSAKAALITIPTVIVGVIILILVLSLGKSSGQPAGDASNAGGQAAPAASAPVVAENSHVLSDAGADAPTIVEFLDFECEACRSIYPVMEEMREQYAGKMNFVIRYFPIPGHQNSMTSALAVEAAAQQGKFEEMYTKMFETQEEWGEKRESEAPRFRGYAEQLGLDMAAYDAAVKDPATQERIEFDFAAGQELGVSGTPTFFLEGELFQPEYVTDITEAFDAAIAAKQQP, from the coding sequence ATGACCGACACCACCAGGCCTCCCCAGCGAAAGCGCATGAGCACGTCGGCGAAGGCGGCGCTCATCACGATCCCGACGGTGATCGTGGGGGTGATCATCCTCATCCTTGTGCTGTCGCTCGGCAAGTCTTCAGGGCAGCCGGCCGGCGACGCCTCGAACGCCGGTGGCCAGGCAGCCCCCGCGGCGAGTGCGCCCGTCGTCGCCGAGAACTCGCACGTGCTGTCTGACGCCGGGGCCGACGCTCCCACGATCGTCGAGTTCCTCGACTTTGAATGCGAGGCGTGCCGCTCCATCTATCCCGTGATGGAAGAGATGCGCGAGCAGTACGCAGGCAAGATGAACTTCGTCATCCGCTACTTCCCGATTCCCGGGCACCAGAACTCAATGACCTCGGCGCTCGCCGTCGAGGCCGCCGCGCAGCAGGGCAAGTTCGAAGAGATGTACACGAAGATGTTCGAGACGCAGGAAGAGTGGGGTGAGAAGCGCGAGTCCGAGGCGCCGCGTTTCCGCGGCTACGCCGAGCAGCTCGGGCTCGACATGGCGGCGTACGACGCCGCCGTGAAGGACCCCGCCACCCAGGAGCGCATCGAGTTCGACTTCGCTGCGGGCCAAGAGCTCGGCGTGAGCGGAACCCCGACGTTCTTCCTCGAGGGCGAGCTGTTCCAGCCCGAGTACGTCACTGACATCACCGAGGCGTTCGACGCCGCCATCGCGGCGAAGCAGCAGCCCTAG
- a CDS encoding thioesterase family protein — MDKHSQLVAAPPRSAINDFLTAPPGATREAPRHLWGFGGLHGGLAVGAMVAAMRETVGTTGAPLRSVSGRLHRAVREPFTVDVAADAETRSTASFSAKLRPAGQPSERATSTPVAPAALASATALFGSDAPVASPTLSPAAPAVPAWHEGSLFTPPPSFVPVAESYELRVTGTNRPFAGGTDPNLTAWVRLTEDDLPPDDLRLLFLVDALAPSYSAILQAPQPIPTVELSAHFSGERAVSPWVLIEARTPIATAGGWITETINVWGEDLTHLAEARQLRLVRPAQAS; from the coding sequence ATGGATAAACATAGCCAGCTAGTTGCAGCGCCGCCACGCTCCGCGATCAACGACTTCCTCACCGCTCCCCCGGGCGCCACGCGCGAGGCACCCCGACATCTGTGGGGGTTCGGCGGGCTCCACGGTGGGCTCGCCGTAGGAGCGATGGTCGCCGCGATGCGCGAGACCGTCGGTACCACCGGGGCACCACTCCGCAGCGTCTCGGGCAGGCTGCATCGCGCGGTCCGAGAGCCGTTCACGGTCGACGTCGCCGCCGACGCCGAGACCCGCAGCACTGCCTCCTTCAGCGCAAAGCTGCGCCCGGCCGGGCAACCCAGCGAACGCGCGACGAGCACACCCGTGGCGCCTGCCGCGCTCGCGAGCGCCACCGCGCTGTTCGGCAGCGACGCGCCCGTCGCGTCGCCAACGCTCAGCCCGGCAGCGCCCGCAGTGCCGGCGTGGCACGAGGGCAGCCTGTTCACCCCACCGCCCTCGTTCGTGCCCGTCGCCGAGAGCTACGAGCTGCGCGTCACGGGAACGAACCGGCCGTTCGCCGGCGGCACCGATCCGAACCTCACCGCCTGGGTGCGACTCACCGAGGACGACCTGCCCCCAGACGACCTCCGGCTACTGTTCCTCGTCGACGCGCTCGCCCCGTCGTACTCGGCGATCCTCCAGGCGCCGCAACCGATCCCGACGGTCGAGCTGTCGGCGCATTTCAGTGGCGAGCGCGCCGTGTCGCCGTGGGTCCTCATCGAGGCCCGCACCCCCATCGCGACCGCCGGCGGCTGGATTACGGAGACCATCAACGTGTGGGGCGAAGACCTCACCCACCTCGCTGAGGCGCGCCAGCTCAGGCTAGTGCGCCCGGCACAAGCATCGTAG